One stretch of Novosphingobium pentaromativorans US6-1 DNA includes these proteins:
- the phaR gene encoding polyhydroxyalkanoate synthesis repressor PhaR has protein sequence MAEAASHDDKTVIIKKYANRRLYNTQSSSYITLDHLAKMTREGVDYKVLDAKSGTDITHTILTQIIMEEESNGEQMLPVNFLRELISMYGNSMQSLIPHYLEASMENFRANQTKLHKAFEDSLGNNPLAKLAEQNMAMFKAAAAAFMPGGEKNESKPAAPAEGDDLSALRDQMAEIQKRLDALGK, from the coding sequence ATGGCTGAAGCGGCGTCGCACGACGACAAGACTGTTATAATCAAAAAATACGCAAACCGACGGCTCTACAACACGCAATCGTCAAGCTACATCACGCTCGATCATCTCGCGAAGATGACGCGCGAAGGCGTTGACTACAAAGTGCTCGATGCGAAGAGCGGCACCGACATAACGCACACGATCCTCACGCAGATCATCATGGAGGAAGAATCCAACGGTGAGCAGATGCTCCCGGTGAACTTCCTGCGTGAACTGATCAGCATGTACGGCAACTCGATGCAGTCGCTGATTCCGCACTATCTCGAAGCATCGATGGAAAATTTCCGCGCCAACCAGACGAAGCTGCACAAGGCTTTCGAGGATAGTCTTGGCAACAATCCGCTCGCCAAGCTGGCCGAGCAGAACATGGCGATGTTCAAGGCGGCAGCGGCGGCATTCATGCCCGGCGGCGAGAAGAACGAGAGCAAGCCCGCCGCTCCGGCAGAGGGCGACGACCTTTCCGCGCTGCGCGATCAGATGGCGGAAATTCAGAAGAGGCTTGACGCGCTGGGCAAATAA